ATATCGAAAAAGAAAGTATTACCATGACCGGTTGGAGGTCGATATTAGATAAATTAAAGCTCCGTCCCAAAGACCTACTCAATCGTGCACATCCTGATTACCAAAACAAAATTGCAGGTAAAACCTGGGACGATGAAGGATGGCTGAATATTCTGATCAGAAACCCTCATTTACTCAAAGCGCCTATAGCCATTAAAAGAGAAAAGGCCGTGCTTTGCATTAGCCCAAATGACATACTAAGATTGGACTAGACGAGTTCAATTCCATCAGACTTAATCAGAATTTTTTTGGCTTTATACAGTTGACCAATAGACTGTTTGAAATGCTTTTTACTCATTCCCAACAACTCTTTGATAGACTCAGGGGATGATTTATCATGAAGGGGCAAAAATTTCCGGACTTTTAAGACTTCCAGAATTTTTTCCGCCCCTTCTTCATATTTTACCCTTCCGATAGGCAAGAGCTGCAAGTCCAATTTACCATCATCCCGCCGCTTCTTGATGAAAACATTGATCTTATCCCCTATTTCAATATTCTCGAACACCTCATTTTTATACAACAAGCCCTCAAAATTATTTTCGATCAATACTTTAAAACCAAGTTCAGTCTCATCAAAAACCAAGGCTTCCACTTGCTGACCTGCTTCAAAACCCTGGGTATCCTTAATCAGGAAGTCCTCATATTTGGAAACTCCTATCAACCTGTCAGTTCTGAAATCCCGGCAAACCCTCACCAGATATTTTCCGCCGACTTCCATATTTTTTCCCATCTCGGCTTTGGGGACAAAAAGGTCTTTGGGAAGTCCCCAATCAACAAATGCTCCAAATTTTGTGATTTCTTTTGCCTCCATGACAGCAAATTCATCCAACAGGGCAATGGGTCTATTGGTAACAGCAACAGGTCTGTCTTCACTATCTGTATAAATAAAAACCTCCAATTCTTCTCCTGCTTTCTCTTCTCCCTTCAAATAACTTTTTGGAAGAAGGACCTCTCCACCATCATGCAAAGCAAGATATGCTCCGTTTGCAGTAAACCTATTGATCAGAAGACTGTTGATAATTCCTAATTCTTTCATGCTCCAAAGTTAACCTTACAATGTCATATTTCAATGATTACCTTGACCTGTTAGGTTTAAAACCTTAAATGCTAA
This window of the Aquiflexum balticum DSM 16537 genome carries:
- a CDS encoding arsenate reductase family protein; amino-acid sequence: MKMHPNELFFYYNPAHSVDKQMRAYAQTVAKHINEINIEKESITMTGWRSILDKLKLRPKDLLNRAHPDYQNKIAGKTWDDEGWLNILIRNPHLLKAPIAIKREKAVLCISPNDILRLD
- a CDS encoding CvfB family protein; this encodes MKELGIINSLLINRFTANGAYLALHDGGEVLLPKSYLKGEEKAGEELEVFIYTDSEDRPVAVTNRPIALLDEFAVMEAKEITKFGAFVDWGLPKDLFVPKAEMGKNMEVGGKYLVRVCRDFRTDRLIGVSKYEDFLIKDTQGFEAGQQVEALVFDETELGFKVLIENNFEGLLYKNEVFENIEIGDKINVFIKKRRDDGKLDLQLLPIGRVKYEEGAEKILEVLKVRKFLPLHDKSSPESIKELLGMSKKHFKQSIGQLYKAKKILIKSDGIELV